Proteins from one Sabethes cyaneus chromosome 2, idSabCyanKW18_F2, whole genome shotgun sequence genomic window:
- the LOC128738715 gene encoding carboxypeptidase B-like — protein sequence MIIKAAVLFVLLIAVAARQSYQGYKVYEVEQKTRNQADFLYQLEQSNANLDFWHLGKQLYDNAQVLVPPQEQRSFVADLMRNGFQFNVLINDIESTINEYEAAVPRKSTSAEDKILHNYFRHADVNQYLDELAEKYSPNVSVEQIGTSYEGRSLKTITINANEANPVIFLDAGIHAREWIAPATALYVINQLVEHANENSDVLSNVTWVILPVVNPDGYEYTHEHDRFWRKTRKPASNCKGTDGNRNFDFHWGEVGASTSACADTYRGDTPFSEPETQAIRDTLIKLKNRCKFYLSLHSYGNYLLYPWGWTSELPDTWKNIDDVAQAGADAIKEATGTRYTVGSSTNVLYAASGGSDDWALAVAGVPIAIVMELPGGGFGGFNPPVRTIEDSVKESWIGIKAMALKVLEVY from the exons ATGATTATTAAGGCCGCCGTATTATTTGTCTTGCTGATAGCAGTGGCCGCCAGACAGTCATACCAAGG ATATAAAGTGTATGAAGTGGAACAGAAAACTAGGAATCAAGCTGATTTCTTGTATCAACTGGAACAATCCAATGCCAATTTGGACTTTTGGCATCTGGGCAAGCAACTGTACGACAATGCGCAAGTATTGGTTCCGCCACAAGAGCAACGCTCCTTTGTTGCTGATTTAATGCGAAACGGGTTTCAGTTCAATGTGCTGATTAATGATATTGAAAG CACCATCAACGAGTACGAAGCTGCAGTGCCAAGAAAGTCAACGTCTGCTGAAGATAAGATATTGCACAACTATTTTCGTCATGCAGATGTCAACCAATATCTAGATGAGCTGGCCGAGAAATATTCACCAAACGTTAGCGTTGAGCAGATTGGAACTTCCTACGAAGGCCGTTCATTGAAAACCATTACCATTAACGCCAACGAAGCAAATCCGGTGATTTTCCTGGATGCTGGCATCCATGCTCGCGAATGGATCGCTCCTGCTACTGCCCTCTATGTGATCAACCAGCTGGTCGAACACGCAAACGAAAATTCGGATGTCCTGTCGAATGTAACCTGGGTTATCCTGCCGGTAGTAAATCCCGATGGGTACGAGTACACTCACGAGCATGATCGTTTTTGGCGCAAAACTCGCAAACCAGCAAGTAATTGCAAGGGTACAGATGGAAATCGTAATTTTGATTTCCATTGGGGAGAAGTTGGTGCTTCGACTTCCGCCTGCGCAGACACCTATCGGGGAGACACTCCATTTTCCGAACCGGAGACGCAAGCCATTAGGGATACACTGATCAAATTGAAGAACCGCTGCAAATTTTATCTTTCGCTTCACTCCTATGGCAACTACCTGCTCTATCCTTGGGGATGGACAAGCGAACTTCCCGATACGTGGAAAAACATAGATGATGTAGCACAGGCAGGAGCAGACGCTATCAAGGAGGCAACCGGAACTCGTTATACGGTAGGTAGCTCGACTAACGTGTTGTATGCAGCTTCTGGGGGTAGCGATGACTGGGCATTAGCCGTAGCTGGTGTTCCGATCGCGATCGTCATGGAGCTGCCCGGTGGCGGTTTCGGTGGTTTCAATCCACCTGTGAGGACTATCGAGGACAGCGTAAAGGAAAGCTGGATAGGAATCAAAGCAATGGCACTTAAAGTTTTAGAGGTTTATTAA